The bacterium sequence GATCCAGACCTTGCCGCCGCGCTTGGCGTGACGGGTCATCGCGATACGTGCGGCCTCGATCTGGCGCGCGGTGATGAATCCGGAGGACATCGCCTGGAGGCCGAACGTCCCGAAGGCGAGCGTATTGCCACGCATGGCCTTCCCGCGGAGGCGGCCCTTGAACATCTTGCGATGCTTGACTTTCTTCGGTTGAAGCATTTCTTCTTCCTTCGCTCCTCGCGGGAGCGCTCGTACTCGGTGGAGCCTTCAGCTCCAGGGTTCGCGCGGTAGCGCGAATCCGGAAATCGGAGCCTTCAGCTCCAGGGTTCGCGCGCGAAGCGCGCGATACCCGATTATCGAGGCGTCTCGGAGCGGTGATCCTGCGAGAGCGGACCGCGCTTGAGCTCACGGTCACCGACCTCGCCCTTGAAGATCCAGCACTTCACGCCGATCACGCCGTAGGTCGTGCGCGCTTCGGCGAAGCCGTATTCGATCTCGGCGCGGAGCGTGTGCAGCGGCACGCGCCCGTCGCGGTACCACTCGCGGCGACCCATCTCGGCGCCGCCGAGGCGACCCGAGCACTGGATCCGGATGCCTTCGGCACCGAACTTCATCGTCGAGATCATCGCCTTCTTCATGGCCCGCCGGAACGCGACGCGGCGCTCGAGCTGGGTCGCGATGTTCTCGGCGACGAGCTGCGCGTCGAGCTCGGCCTTGCGGATCTCCTTGATGTTGATGAACACGTCCGCCGCCGTGTAGGCCTTCAGCTCCTTCCGGAGCATGTCGACCTCGGCGCCGCGCTTGCCGATCAGGATGCCGGGGCGCGCGGTGTGGATGTTGATCACGATCTTGTCACCGGTGCGCTCGATGACGACCTTCGAGATGCCCGCGTGATAGAGCTTCTTCTTGATGAACTCTCGGATCCGAACGTCTTCGTGGAGCTGCTCGGCGTAGTTCTTCTCGGCGAACCAGTTGGACTGCCACCCGTAGAGGGTGCCGACCCGGAAGCCGTAGGGATGGACTTTTTGACCCATGCTTAGTTGTTTCCCTGTTCGGAGAGCCTTCAGCGTGCTGAAAGCGTTGCTTTCAGCGCTCTGAGAGTTCGACGTTGATCGTCGCCGTGCGCTTCTGGATCCAGGCGGCCCGACCCTGCGCACGCGGGCGGATGCGCCACATGCTCGGGCCTTCGTCGACGTAGATCGTGGACACGACCAGGTCGTCGATCTCGATCCCGGCGTGCTGGTTCTCGTTCTTCTGCTCGGCGTTCGCCACGGCGGAACGGACGAGCTTCGCGATCGGAGCGGCGATCCGCTTGGGCGAGAGGTCGAGGAGGTTCAGCGCTTCCTCGACGCCCTTCCCGCGAATCTGGTCCGCCACGAGCCGCGCCTTCTGCGCGCTCACGCGGTAGTTGCTGAGCGAGGCCTTGACCGTGTTTGCATCAGCCATCAGCGCTTCACCTTCTTGTCGCTCGCGTGGCCCGTGAACTTCCGGGTCGGCGCGAACTCACCGAGGCGGTGCCCCACCATGTTCTCCGTCACGAAGACGGGCATGAAGAGCTTCCCATTGTGAACGTGGAAAGTGAGGCCCACGAAATCCGGGGTGATCATCGAGCGGCGCGACCACGTCTTGATGACGCCCTTGCCGCCGCCGGATCCCAGCTTGTCGACCTTCCGCTGAAGGCTCGGATCGACGTACGGCCCCTTGCGAAGTGAACGTGCCATTACTTCTTCCCTCGTCGCTTGACGATGTACTTGTCCGTCTGCTTGTTCTTGCGCGTCTTGGCACCCTTGGTGGGCTTGCCCCAGGGCGTACACGGGTGGCGTCCACCCGAAGATCGGCCCTCGCCGCCACCCATCGGATGGTCGACCGGGTTCATCGCGACGCCGCGAACGTTGCTCCGCTTGCCGAGCCAGCGGGACCGGCCCGCCTTGCCGATGCGCTGGTTCTCGTGCTCGGAGTTACCGACCTCACCGATCGTCGCGAGACAGTCGATGTGGACCATCCGCATCTCGCCGGAGGGCAGACGGAGCGTGGCCATCTTGCCTTCGCGGGCCATGAGCTGCGCGCTGGTCCCCGCCGATCGGACGAGCTGCGCGCCCTTCCCCGGCTTCATCTCGATCGCGTGGAGCTGCGTACCGAGCGGGATCTTGGAGAGCGGCATCGCATTGCCCGGGTGGATCTCGGCGTTCGCCGAGGACAGCACCGTGTCGCCGACGTTGAGGCCGAGGGGGCTCAGGATGTAGCGCTTCTCGCCGTCCGCGTAGTGGAGCAACGCGATGTTCGCCGATCGGTTCGGGTCGTACTCGATCGCGGCGACCTTGGCCGGCACGTCGATCTTGTTGCGACGGAAGTCGATCGAGCGGAAGCGACGACGCGCACCGCCACCGCGGTGATACGACGTGATTCGCCCGTTGTTGTTGCGGCCGCCGGACTTCTTGACGAGGCCCTTGGTCAGCGAGCGCTCCGGCCGACCGCGGGTGATCTCCGCGAAGTCGGACACGCTCATGTTGCGGCGGCCTGCCGAAGTCGGCTTGTACTTCTTGACCGGCATGGATCAGACTCCCTCGAAATATTCGATCGTGTGGCCGGGGGCCAGCTCGACGATCGCCTTCTTCCAGGAGGGCTTGCGGCCGATCTTCTTGCCGACGCGCTTCTTCTTCCCGGGCTGGTTCATCGTGCGCACGTTCTCGACCTGCACCTCGAAGAGCATCTCGACGGCTCGGCGGATCTCGTGCTTGGTGGCGGCCGGATCGACGCGGAAGGTCGCGATGTTCGCCTCTTCACGGGCGATGGCGCTCTTCTCCGTCACGATCGGTCGCTGAATCACTTCATGGAGGTCCATCAGGCATCATCTCCCTTGCCCGCCGGAGAGAGGCGGGCCTCGACCTTGGCGACCGCGGCCTGCGTGATGAGCAGGTTCTTGTGGCGCAGCACGTCGTAGACGTTGAGCCCCTCGGCCCGCACGACCGTCACGCCCGGAATGTTCCGCGCGGAGGCCTCGACCGTCGCGTTCGCGTCGTCGATCACGATCAGCGTCGTGCCCTCGAGACCGAGCGCACCGAGGATCCCGACCACGGCCTTCGTCTTGTATCCC is a genomic window containing:
- the rpsC gene encoding 30S ribosomal protein S3 is translated as MGQKVHPYGFRVGTLYGWQSNWFAEKNYAEQLHEDVRIREFIKKKLYHAGISKVVIERTGDKIVINIHTARPGILIGKRGAEVDMLRKELKAYTAADVFINIKEIRKAELDAQLVAENIATQLERRVAFRRAMKKAMISTMKFGAEGIRIQCSGRLGGAEMGRREWYRDGRVPLHTLRAEIEYGFAEARTTYGVIGVKCWIFKGEVGDRELKRGPLSQDHRSETPR
- the rplV gene encoding 50S ribosomal protein L22; protein product: MADANTVKASLSNYRVSAQKARLVADQIRGKGVEEALNLLDLSPKRIAAPIAKLVRSAVANAEQKNENQHAGIEIDDLVVSTIYVDEGPSMWRIRPRAQGRAAWIQKRTATINVELSER
- the rpsS gene encoding 30S ribosomal protein S19 — encoded protein: MARSLRKGPYVDPSLQRKVDKLGSGGGKGVIKTWSRRSMITPDFVGLTFHVHNGKLFMPVFVTENMVGHRLGEFAPTRKFTGHASDKKVKR
- the rplB gene encoding 50S ribosomal protein L2; translated protein: MPVKKYKPTSAGRRNMSVSDFAEITRGRPERSLTKGLVKKSGGRNNNGRITSYHRGGGARRRFRSIDFRRNKIDVPAKVAAIEYDPNRSANIALLHYADGEKRYILSPLGLNVGDTVLSSANAEIHPGNAMPLSKIPLGTQLHAIEMKPGKGAQLVRSAGTSAQLMAREGKMATLRLPSGEMRMVHIDCLATIGEVGNSEHENQRIGKAGRSRWLGKRSNVRGVAMNPVDHPMGGGEGRSSGGRHPCTPWGKPTKGAKTRKNKQTDKYIVKRRGKK
- a CDS encoding 50S ribosomal protein L23 encodes the protein MDLHEVIQRPIVTEKSAIAREEANIATFRVDPAATKHEIRRAVEMLFEVQVENVRTMNQPGKKKRVGKKIGRKPSWKKAIVELAPGHTIEYFEGV